A segment of the Acaryochloris thomasi RCC1774 genome:
AAGATGTGGATAGCATCCATGCTACATGGACTGCGGCGGTCGAGTGCGAGAAGCAGGTGTTTTTGGGGGCACTCAGGCAGCGGGCGGGGCAGCAGGTGGCGACAACGGTGCGCGGCGTGCTTCGAGACTTGGCGAACACGAATTTAGAGCTGCAGATAGTCGAAGCTTTTATCGTTCATTTGAGTCACCTCACCGTGCAGGAACAAGAGACGCTAGAGGCGGCCTTATCAACCTCAAATGCTCAAGAACTGGTTATTCAGAGTACATTCCCGATTTCGGCTGTAGACCAAGCCAGGGTACTGGAAGCATTGTATGTGCAGACCACGACTCTGGTAGGTCTTGGCATGGGCCAGTTTGTAATCGTTCCCGATCTGATGTGTGGGATTGAACTGAAGATTCCGGGATACAAGCTGGCTTGGAACCTAGCGCACTACCTTGAGCGCCTAGAAGAGAATTTAGCACGGGTTTTGGATAGTACCGCATTAGCGGAGGACGGATAAATAATGGCGACGCCCGAGCTTGATA
Coding sequences within it:
- a CDS encoding F0F1 ATP synthase subunit B family protein, which translates into the protein MLIDPLTTFAQIINFLILVALLKRFLYVPITRVMKQREHRIAMQLQEAAAKEEMAQQEAERYRQMQRDLEAQQAQFLAQAQLDADEHRQMLLQNAREDVDSIHATWTAAVECEKQVFLGALRQRAGQQVATTVRGVLRDLANTNLELQIVEAFIVHLSHLTVQEQETLEAALSTSNAQELVIQSTFPISAVDQARVLEALYVQTTTLVGLGMGQFVIVPDLMCGIELKIPGYKLAWNLAHYLERLEENLARVLDSTALAEDG